One Candidatus Bathyarchaeota archaeon genomic window carries:
- the uvrA gene encoding excinuclease ABC subunit UvrA, translating to MRDNISIKGAREHNLKNIDLELPRNKLIVITGLSGSGKSTLAFDTIYAEGQRRYVESLSAYARQFLGLMDKPDVDSIEGLSPAISIEQKSTSKNPRSTVGTVTEIYDYLRLLYARIGTHHCPICDSSIHPQSPENITSLIMAEKGKILIFLAPIIRGIKGTHEQVFDDLKKQGYTKIRADQRIYDADTIKEEVKLERYEKHWIEAVIDTIKITDEERSRISEAVEQALQLGKGTMIVIDAEKANGEKKKELERFEDETMYSTFGACPNHPEIVFESLEPRMFSFNSPFGACKTCHGLGEITEISEDKVIPNRNLSIMDGALAVYGRMDLSWRAQQLAMVGKKHGFDVFTPIKDFSEHQLHVLLYGDHEPINGNWSNGANMWMRDGWEGVIPQTARLYRQTESEWRKEDIEKFMTSRPCNACKGKKLQPVVLAVKIQGKSIIDVTDLSIEEAVEFFRNLPEHLTDKEMAIAKQVLKEINERLGFLKNVGLGYLSLSRAARTLSGGEAQRIRLATQIGSNLMGVLYILDEPSIGLHQRDNVKLISTLHRLRDLGNTLIVVEHDEETIRNADYIVDMGPGAGVHGGHIVAEGSPAEIMQNKRSLTGKYLSGELKIEVPTKRRKPVGYITVKGAQENNLKHLDLQLPLGVLCGVTGVSGSGKSTLMNLTVIPALRQMFGEHVDKVGKHEAIHVPETVHNVIVIDQDPIGRTPRSNPATYTKLFDEIRRIFASTKEARARGYKEGRFSFNVKGGRCETCQGDGVLRIEMNFLPDVYVQCSDCKGKRYNKETLSVYYKGKNIAEVLDMTVEEAAKFFENTPRVSRKLQTLLDVGLGYIKLGQSSTTLSGGESQRIKITRELSKHKSGHVVYMLDEPTTGLHFDDTKRLIRVLNRLVDNGNTVYIIEHNIDVIKSCDYLIDLGPEGGAAGGELLAEGTPEEVAQNSRSYTGMFLDKIFNHKLEKAIAVANE from the coding sequence ATGCGCGATAATATTTCGATTAAGGGTGCAAGGGAGCACAACCTTAAAAACATCGATTTAGAGTTGCCCCGCAACAAGTTGATAGTTATAACTGGGCTCTCAGGCTCAGGAAAATCCACTCTTGCGTTTGACACTATCTACGCTGAAGGACAGCGCCGCTACGTCGAGAGTCTCTCCGCTTATGCACGCCAATTCCTCGGCTTAATGGATAAGCCTGATGTGGATTCGATTGAGGGCTTGTCTCCTGCAATCTCGATTGAACAGAAAAGCACCAGCAAGAACCCGCGCTCAACCGTGGGCACAGTCACCGAAATCTACGACTACCTAAGGCTACTTTACGCGCGCATTGGAACGCACCACTGCCCAATATGTGACAGTTCTATTCACCCGCAAAGCCCAGAGAATATCACCAGCCTAATTATGGCTGAAAAAGGAAAAATCCTCATCTTCCTTGCGCCAATCATACGCGGCATCAAAGGCACACACGAGCAAGTGTTCGATGACTTAAAAAAGCAAGGCTACACCAAAATCCGAGCAGACCAACGAATTTACGACGCAGACACCATCAAAGAAGAAGTTAAACTTGAGCGATACGAGAAGCACTGGATTGAAGCCGTCATCGACACAATAAAAATCACTGACGAAGAGCGTTCCCGCATTTCTGAGGCTGTGGAGCAAGCGCTTCAGCTTGGAAAGGGAACAATGATAGTTATTGACGCTGAAAAGGCTAATGGCGAAAAGAAAAAAGAGCTGGAGCGATTCGAGGATGAGACGATGTATAGCACTTTCGGTGCTTGCCCCAACCATCCTGAAATCGTTTTCGAAAGCCTTGAGCCCCGCATGTTCTCTTTCAACTCGCCGTTTGGCGCTTGCAAGACCTGCCACGGTTTGGGAGAAATCACCGAAATCTCCGAAGACAAAGTTATTCCAAACAGGAACCTCTCCATCATGGACGGGGCACTTGCGGTTTATGGCAGAATGGACCTTAGCTGGCGGGCACAGCAATTAGCGATGGTGGGCAAAAAACACGGGTTCGACGTATTCACACCCATTAAGGATTTCTCTGAACACCAACTCCACGTGCTTCTCTACGGTGACCACGAACCAATCAACGGCAACTGGTCAAACGGCGCTAACATGTGGATGCGTGACGGTTGGGAAGGCGTAATTCCGCAGACTGCGCGGCTGTATCGTCAAACCGAGAGCGAGTGGCGTAAAGAAGACATCGAAAAATTCATGACCTCGCGTCCCTGCAACGCATGCAAAGGCAAAAAACTCCAGCCTGTGGTTCTCGCGGTAAAAATTCAGGGCAAAAGCATCATCGATGTAACTGACCTCTCGATTGAGGAGGCAGTGGAATTCTTCCGTAATCTGCCAGAACACTTAACCGATAAGGAAATGGCAATTGCAAAGCAGGTGCTAAAGGAAATCAACGAGCGATTGGGATTTCTAAAGAATGTGGGCTTGGGTTACCTTTCGCTTTCCAGAGCCGCCCGCACGCTCTCAGGCGGGGAAGCTCAAAGAATCCGCTTGGCAACGCAGATTGGCAGCAACCTCATGGGCGTTCTCTACATTCTTGATGAGCCGAGCATTGGCTTGCACCAGAGAGATAACGTGAAACTCATTAGCACCCTCCATCGGCTCCGCGACTTGGGCAACACGCTAATTGTTGTTGAGCATGACGAGGAGACTATACGCAACGCTGATTACATAGTAGACATGGGTCCAGGCGCAGGTGTTCACGGCGGTCACATCGTAGCTGAAGGCTCACCCGCAGAAATCATGCAGAACAAGCGAAGCCTCACAGGCAAGTACCTCTCAGGCGAACTGAAAATTGAAGTGCCTACAAAGAGGCGAAAACCAGTCGGATACATAACTGTTAAAGGCGCGCAAGAAAACAACCTTAAGCATTTGGATTTGCAGTTGCCGCTGGGCGTTTTGTGCGGGGTTACGGGTGTTTCAGGCTCAGGCAAAAGCACACTAATGAACCTCACCGTTATCCCAGCGTTGCGCCAAATGTTTGGCGAACACGTAGACAAAGTCGGCAAGCACGAAGCTATTCATGTGCCCGAAACCGTGCACAACGTCATAGTTATCGACCAAGACCCCATCGGCAGAACACCCAGAAGCAACCCTGCCACGTACACTAAGCTGTTTGATGAGATTAGGCGTATTTTTGCTTCTACTAAAGAAGCCAGAGCACGCGGCTACAAAGAAGGTAGGTTCAGTTTCAATGTGAAGGGTGGCAGGTGCGAAACATGCCAAGGCGACGGCGTCTTACGCATCGAAATGAACTTCCTCCCAGACGTCTACGTCCAGTGTAGCGACTGCAAGGGCAAACGCTACAACAAAGAAACCCTCAGCGTCTACTATAAGGGCAAAAACATTGCTGAAGTGCTGGATATGACTGTTGAGGAAGCAGCGAAATTCTTTGAGAACACGCCGCGAGTCTCACGAAAGCTTCAGACTTTGCTGGATGTAGGGTTAGGATACATTAAACTTGGGCAAAGCTCCACCACGCTCTCGGGCGGCGAGAGCCAACGCATCAAAATCACGCGTGAACTCAGCAAGCACAAGTCTGGACACGTAGTTTACATGCTTGACGAGCCAACCACGGGATTGCATTTTGACGACACCAAACGTCTCATCCGAGTGCTCAACAGGTTGGTGGACAATGGCAACACGGTTTACATAATCGAACACAACATAGACGTCATAAAAAGCTGCGACTACCTCATCGATTTAGGTCCTGAAGGCGGCGCGGCAGGCGGCGAACTCCTTGCAGAGGGCACACCCGAAGAAGTCGCACAAAACAGTCGTAGCTACACAGGCATGTTTCTGGACAAGATATTCAATCATAAACTGGAAAAGGCAATCGCTGTCGCCAATGAGTAA
- the uvrC gene encoding excinuclease ABC subunit UvrC, with the protein MHPTFSEIVAANLMINISSPEGFTSIDIPTDPGVYIYRDEQGEILYIGKAKNLRSRVKSYFSGHDHPAKTRQLVLRIRQIDWFVVNNEVEALLLENKLIKQHTPKYNVNLKDAKTYAYISLSRENFPRLLMSRKVSRKLESFGPYTDGFTRQDLQRLVVRVFKLRTCKTMPKRACLNFHIHLCTAPCVRNVTVEEYGEQVRQARSFLSGNYQQTLEMLNAKMLEASNAQQYEEALELRNQIASIRLLTERQIVDNERRFDQDVMVFRQVGEKMLVVQMGVRKGVLLGKKEFKVDLQPQIEEEFLKAYYTTNQIPREILLNKPCWQGNDEKKALEEFLSAKRLAPVSLTIPRRADKLALVRLAEKNLDASLDVDSALVDLQNKLNLPLLPRIIECFDISNLGTEHVVSGMVTFRDAKPDKKNYRKFKIKTFKGQDDFAAVHEVVTRRYKRQLEEKNQLPDLVMIDGGPGQVSAAKSALQKLGLQLPLIGLAKEREEIYLPDDAVPKVFEKNSRMMLLLRRIRDTAHDFSVGYNRKRREMKIRDEFAKH; encoded by the coding sequence ATGCATCCAACGTTTAGTGAGATAGTAGCGGCAAACCTCATGATTAACATATCCAGTCCAGAAGGTTTCACAAGCATCGATATCCCAACTGACCCAGGCGTCTACATCTACCGAGACGAACAGGGCGAAATCCTCTACATAGGTAAAGCAAAAAACTTGCGGTCACGAGTGAAAAGCTATTTTTCAGGTCATGACCATCCAGCCAAAACACGCCAGCTGGTGCTTAGGATTCGCCAAATCGACTGGTTTGTCGTCAACAACGAAGTCGAAGCTCTGCTTCTTGAAAATAAGCTCATCAAACAGCACACGCCCAAATACAACGTCAACCTTAAAGACGCGAAAACCTACGCTTACATTTCACTGTCGAGAGAAAACTTTCCAAGACTGCTAATGAGCCGCAAGGTTTCGCGCAAACTTGAATCTTTTGGACCATACACTGACGGTTTCACGCGTCAAGACCTGCAACGCTTGGTAGTGCGAGTTTTTAAATTACGTACATGCAAAACCATGCCTAAGCGGGCTTGCCTAAACTTTCACATTCATCTTTGCACTGCACCATGCGTCCGTAACGTCACCGTTGAGGAATACGGCGAGCAGGTTAGGCAGGCACGCTCTTTTCTGAGCGGAAACTATCAGCAAACACTCGAGATGCTTAACGCCAAAATGCTGGAAGCCTCTAATGCACAGCAGTATGAGGAGGCGCTGGAGCTTAGAAACCAAATCGCATCCATCAGGCTCTTAACTGAACGCCAGATTGTGGATAACGAACGCCGCTTTGACCAAGACGTTATGGTGTTTAGGCAAGTAGGCGAGAAGATGCTGGTGGTGCAGATGGGCGTTCGAAAAGGCGTGTTGCTTGGCAAAAAAGAATTCAAAGTGGATTTGCAGCCACAGATTGAAGAGGAGTTCTTGAAAGCTTACTACACCACTAACCAGATACCGCGCGAAATACTGCTAAACAAGCCGTGCTGGCAGGGAAACGACGAGAAAAAAGCCCTCGAAGAATTCCTCTCAGCAAAACGCCTCGCGCCTGTGTCGTTAACAATTCCAAGACGCGCCGATAAGCTGGCCCTTGTACGGCTGGCAGAGAAAAACTTGGATGCATCACTTGACGTTGATAGTGCACTGGTTGATTTACAGAACAAACTCAACTTGCCTCTACTTCCACGCATAATCGAATGCTTCGACATCTCCAACTTGGGAACCGAGCACGTGGTTTCAGGCATGGTCACCTTCAGAGATGCTAAGCCTGACAAGAAAAACTACCGCAAATTCAAAATCAAAACCTTCAAAGGACAAGACGACTTCGCAGCAGTCCACGAAGTTGTAACCCGCCGCTACAAGCGCCAATTAGAAGAGAAGAACCAGCTTCCAGACTTGGTAATGATTGATGGTGGACCAGGGCAAGTGAGCGCTGCCAAATCTGCACTGCAAAAGTTGGGGCTGCAGCTTCCGTTGATTGGGTTGGCTAAGGAGCGCGAAGAAATCTACTTGCCAGATGATGCTGTGCCCAAAGTATTTGAGAAGAATAGCCGCATGATGCTGCTGCTTAGAAGAATTCGGGATACCGCCCATGACTTCTCAGTTGGCTACAACCGTAAACGCAGAGAAATGAAAATCCGAGACGAGTTTGCCAAACACTAA
- a CDS encoding manganese efflux pump MntP family protein, protein MDALTIIVIAVGLAMDAFAVSIANGMAITASRRRSALLTAGFFAGFQMLMPLIGWFAGLSLESIIKEVDHWVAFGLLVFIGAKMIYDGVKKEEEKPASTLRLHSLLILSVATSIDALMVGFSFALLQTAIVLPIVMIGVVTFGLSFAGFFFGCGLGRAFGHRIKIVGGLVLILIGLRILLEHLV, encoded by the coding sequence ATGGATGCTCTGACCATCATCGTGATTGCTGTCGGCTTAGCTATGGATGCTTTTGCTGTTTCAATTGCGAACGGAATGGCTATAACAGCTAGTAGGCGAAGGTCTGCTTTGTTAACGGCGGGTTTTTTCGCAGGCTTCCAGATGCTGATGCCGCTAATCGGCTGGTTTGCTGGTCTTAGCCTAGAAAGCATCATTAAAGAAGTGGATCACTGGGTGGCTTTTGGGCTTTTAGTGTTCATTGGTGCTAAAATGATTTATGACGGAGTAAAGAAAGAAGAGGAAAAACCTGCTTCAACCCTTAGGCTTCATTCGTTGTTGATTTTGTCGGTTGCTACCAGCATTGATGCTTTGATGGTTGGTTTCAGTTTTGCGCTACTTCAGACGGCAATTGTTCTACCTATTGTTATGATTGGGGTAGTTACTTTTGGGCTTTCATTTGCTGGATTCTTTTTCGGCTGTGGTTTAGGTCGTGCTTTTGGGCATAGAATTAAGATTGTTGGTGGTCTTGTTCTGATACTTATTGGGTTGAGAATATTGCTTGAACACTTGGTTTAG
- a CDS encoding nucleoside 2-deoxyribosyltransferase domain-containing protein: MKKTVFISGPILGRENNQEYRKAIIHVCAKLGLDVIDPWNREKALYKGNEECWWNTYTTFDFVQRDLDDADRCDIMVVYLPIVSAGACMEMFYAKRKGKKVVIVSDMECLSPWVIVHSDVIIKSFSQLEEALKKLL, encoded by the coding sequence TTGAAGAAAACAGTGTTCATTTCAGGTCCCATCTTAGGCAGAGAAAACAATCAAGAATACCGAAAAGCCATCATTCATGTCTGTGCAAAGCTGGGCTTGGACGTGATTGACCCCTGGAACAGGGAAAAAGCGCTCTACAAGGGCAACGAGGAGTGCTGGTGGAACACTTACACCACGTTTGATTTTGTTCAAAGAGACTTAGACGATGCTGACAGGTGCGACATAATGGTCGTGTACTTGCCGATTGTTTCAGCAGGAGCTTGCATGGAAATGTTTTACGCGAAGCGTAAAGGCAAGAAGGTTGTGATTGTTTCGGACATGGAGTGCCTTAGCCCGTGGGTTATCGTTCATTCTGATGTGATAATTAAGAGTTTTAGCCAGCTTGAGGAAGCACTAAAAAAGCTTCTCTGA
- a CDS encoding prenyltransferase, translating to MDLSRTILPLLRVVRLHIVIGGILAFSLGALLALVNGGVFNLWQILLFYAIVLFGDLSTHYSNDYFDVNIDKNITKRKFFSGSRILVNNPALLPLARQIAIVFFALSNVLALLAVTFWAAPIELLAVALGANFLGWAYSAPPLRLISRGLGELAIAVATGFAIPAVGYLSVRGQFDSAFLFLALPFILYGFILSLSLETPDVEVDRRGGKNNMAVRRGERIVLAVVLVVALVAFLMFVFYAWQTAIPTIDLKWVVAFSIVPLATGVWGFAVAIWKRRTEPVCTANIFALFIFNLLMIVYLVAVALAF from the coding sequence ATGGATTTAAGCCGAACCATTCTGCCCCTTCTCAGAGTAGTACGCCTTCACATAGTCATTGGCGGAATCTTGGCTTTCTCGCTTGGCGCACTCTTGGCGCTTGTGAACGGCGGAGTATTCAACCTTTGGCAAATTCTCTTGTTTTATGCAATCGTACTCTTCGGAGACCTTTCAACACATTACAGCAACGACTATTTCGATGTAAACATTGACAAGAACATAACTAAGAGAAAGTTTTTTTCTGGAAGCAGAATCCTTGTAAATAACCCAGCGCTTTTGCCTTTAGCTAGACAAATTGCTATCGTATTCTTTGCGCTCTCGAACGTTTTGGCGCTGTTAGCCGTTACTTTTTGGGCTGCGCCAATTGAACTTTTAGCAGTGGCTTTAGGCGCAAACTTTTTGGGCTGGGCATATTCAGCTCCGCCCTTGCGGCTTATTTCAAGAGGTCTAGGCGAGTTGGCTATTGCGGTTGCGACTGGTTTTGCTATTCCGGCAGTAGGCTACTTATCCGTTAGAGGGCAGTTTGACTCGGCGTTTTTGTTTCTTGCTTTGCCGTTCATATTGTACGGGTTTATTTTGAGTTTGAGCTTGGAAACGCCTGATGTTGAGGTTGACCGCAGAGGAGGCAAAAATAACATGGCTGTTCGCAGGGGCGAGCGCATAGTTCTTGCCGTGGTGTTGGTTGTGGCTTTAGTTGCTTTTTTGATGTTTGTTTTTTATGCTTGGCAAACGGCCATACCTACAATTGACTTGAAGTGGGTTGTTGCTTTTTCAATTGTTCCGCTGGCAACTGGCGTTTGGGGTTTCGCGGTTGCAATCTGGAAGAGGAGGACTGAGCCCGTGTGCACAGCCAATATTTTTGCTCTTTTCATCTTTAACTTGCTCATGATTGTGTACTTGGTTGCTGTCGCATTAGCCTTTTAG
- a CDS encoding UbiA family prenyltransferase, producing the protein MTGQKIKAYIDLTRLHFFFVWPTLFCAGLFLAFQSHDGFSLLLVLKAVLIGFFGFDAGLILNDIIDANIDKRDLPSDNRLTKYWRPFGGRPIPQGLISRRQATALFAVFAGITTVLIFTLSLPQSLYVFSIMIICYCLEVFYQIKKRKQKVPLAQVIGRVDFALFLVAGYLCIGNPDWTALMLFLFFYPLALAHLGVNDLIDVENDKARGMNTIPTLYGMKATTYWILGFSVFHFVMAGVFLFVLGSFWALGGFMVSLILLTLGNVMILKKKSTEVGLKALPLFHVSMLIYAITIIVNYAVTMLF; encoded by the coding sequence GTGACCGGGCAGAAGATTAAAGCATACATTGACTTGACACGATTGCACTTCTTTTTTGTTTGGCCAACACTCTTCTGCGCGGGACTTTTTCTTGCCTTCCAATCGCACGACGGCTTTTCCTTACTGTTGGTTTTGAAGGCGGTTTTGATTGGTTTCTTCGGCTTCGATGCAGGACTAATCTTGAACGATATTATAGACGCTAACATAGACAAGAGAGATTTACCCTCAGATAACAGGTTGACCAAATATTGGAGACCATTCGGAGGACGCCCAATTCCTCAAGGCTTAATCTCCAGACGTCAAGCAACCGCACTTTTTGCAGTCTTCGCAGGCATAACAACCGTGCTAATCTTCACGTTGTCACTCCCTCAATCGCTTTATGTCTTTAGCATAATGATAATTTGTTATTGCTTGGAAGTTTTCTATCAGATTAAGAAACGAAAACAAAAAGTTCCCCTTGCCCAAGTTATCGGACGTGTTGATTTTGCTCTTTTCCTTGTAGCTGGTTACCTCTGCATCGGTAACCCAGACTGGACAGCTTTGATGCTTTTCCTGTTCTTCTATCCCTTAGCGCTGGCGCATTTGGGTGTCAACGACCTCATTGATGTTGAGAATGACAAGGCGCGAGGCATGAACACGATTCCTACACTCTACGGCATGAAAGCAACAACGTACTGGATACTGGGTTTTAGCGTATTTCATTTTGTAATGGCAGGGGTTTTCCTGTTTGTGCTTGGAAGCTTTTGGGCGCTGGGAGGTTTTATGGTCAGTCTTATCCTGTTAACTCTTGGAAACGTGATGATACTCAAGAAAAAGAGCACTGAAGTGGGACTCAAGGCACTGCCGCTTTTCCATGTTTCGATGCTGATTTATGCAATCACCATAATAGTGAATTATGCGGTTACAATGTTATTTTAG
- a CDS encoding GNAT family N-acetyltransferase, with the protein MSHQIEWETKFRAKNGKPLRFRPEKASDTEMLWAMFSTLSEASVSNLIPPFTRERIKGWTSNIDFSKVLAIVAVTEDKNKPRIIASASLKFHPEEVFNHKAELGITVHDDYQNLGIGTALLSHLLGIARQKGLKKVYLIVNTENAKAIALYKKAGFEVEGTLRREMHLNGKYIDEYRMALFL; encoded by the coding sequence ATGTCACACCAGATTGAGTGGGAAACAAAATTCAGGGCAAAAAACGGCAAGCCCTTACGGTTTCGCCCAGAAAAAGCCAGCGACACCGAAATGCTATGGGCAATGTTCTCAACGTTATCTGAAGCATCCGTTTCAAATTTGATTCCGCCCTTTACACGTGAAAGAATAAAAGGCTGGACGAGTAACATAGACTTCAGTAAAGTTCTCGCCATCGTCGCAGTAACAGAAGACAAAAATAAACCACGAATTATCGCTTCAGCATCACTAAAGTTCCACCCAGAGGAAGTTTTCAACCACAAAGCTGAACTGGGCATCACGGTGCATGACGACTACCAGAACTTGGGCATTGGGACAGCCCTGTTAAGCCACCTCTTAGGCATCGCTAGACAAAAAGGGCTCAAAAAAGTGTACCTAATCGTAAACACTGAAAACGCGAAAGCCATCGCTCTGTACAAGAAAGCAGGATTTGAGGTTGAAGGAACCCTTCGAAGAGAAATGCATCTGAATGGCAAATACATAGATGAATATCGAATGGCGCTTTTTCTATAA
- a CDS encoding tRNA uridine(34) 5-carboxymethylaminomethyl modification radical SAM/GNAT enzyme Elp3, giving the protein MTKEVALQEIITTLLSMQSATRDDVNRLKIKTAAKYHLQEVPSNADIISALTPAQAKQLLPLLKRKATRTISGVTVIAAMTKPYPCPQPEPCAYCPGGPTQGSPQSYTGHEPAAMRGAQNNFDPYLQVQSRIDQLTVIGHKVDKIELIIMGGTFPATPQEYQTWFIQRCLDAITGKTSADLEEAKTNAETSKRRNVGITVETRPDWAKQPHIDAMLNMGVTRIELGVQNPDDQIYKLVGRTHTVADVTEATQIAKDAGLKIVYHMMPGIPGSTPQKDIQAFKRIFTDSAFKPDMVKIYPCLTIANTKAYEWYQQGTYQPYTTEEAASIIAEIKKTIPPWVRVMRVQRDIPARLILAGVKKSDLRELAQKKLKEQGAQCQCIRCREVGHRLVVDHINPDLEKVKILTHQHEASEGTEVFLSAEDPQNNVLLGYLRLRVPSQKAHRPEITAVPSAIVRELHVYGPLVPVGKHTAGAWQHRGYGKVLLSEAECIAREQFGLKKLLVISAIGTRRYYMRLGYERDGVYVSKRLNQT; this is encoded by the coding sequence TTGACAAAAGAAGTTGCCCTACAAGAAATCATCACTACGCTCCTTTCTATGCAATCAGCCACACGTGACGATGTCAACCGCCTAAAAATCAAAACCGCCGCCAAATATCACCTTCAAGAAGTGCCATCCAACGCGGACATAATTAGCGCTCTCACACCAGCCCAAGCCAAACAGCTTCTGCCACTTCTTAAACGAAAAGCAACCCGAACCATAAGCGGCGTAACAGTCATTGCAGCTATGACCAAGCCCTACCCGTGCCCGCAGCCTGAACCCTGTGCTTACTGCCCAGGAGGACCAACACAGGGTAGCCCGCAAAGCTACACTGGACATGAACCAGCAGCCATGCGCGGAGCACAGAACAACTTTGACCCGTACCTGCAAGTGCAAAGCCGCATCGACCAGCTCACAGTCATCGGGCACAAAGTGGACAAAATCGAACTAATCATTATGGGCGGAACCTTCCCAGCTACGCCGCAGGAGTACCAAACGTGGTTTATCCAGCGTTGCCTAGATGCCATAACGGGCAAAACTAGCGCAGACCTAGAAGAAGCAAAAACCAATGCTGAAACAAGCAAACGCCGAAACGTGGGCATCACCGTCGAAACTCGACCAGACTGGGCAAAACAACCCCACATCGACGCCATGCTGAACATGGGTGTGACACGCATCGAACTGGGCGTACAAAATCCAGACGACCAAATCTACAAGCTCGTCGGCAGAACACACACAGTCGCAGATGTCACTGAAGCAACGCAAATCGCTAAAGACGCGGGACTAAAAATTGTTTACCACATGATGCCTGGGATTCCGGGCTCCACCCCGCAAAAAGACATTCAAGCGTTCAAGCGCATATTCACTGATTCAGCGTTTAAGCCTGACATGGTAAAAATTTACCCGTGCCTCACAATCGCAAACACGAAAGCCTACGAATGGTACCAGCAAGGCACATACCAACCCTACACTACAGAAGAAGCCGCCAGCATAATCGCAGAAATCAAAAAAACCATCCCGCCATGGGTAAGAGTCATGCGGGTGCAAAGAGATATCCCAGCGCGGCTGATTTTGGCAGGTGTAAAAAAAAGCGATTTACGCGAGCTTGCACAGAAAAAGCTCAAAGAACAAGGCGCTCAATGCCAATGCATACGTTGCAGGGAAGTGGGGCACCGATTGGTAGTTGACCACATTAACCCTGACTTAGAAAAAGTCAAAATTTTAACTCACCAACACGAAGCGTCCGAAGGCACTGAAGTTTTCTTGTCCGCTGAAGACCCACAAAACAATGTTCTCTTAGGATATTTGCGGTTGCGTGTTCCCTCACAAAAAGCGCACCGACCAGAAATCACCGCTGTGCCATCTGCGATAGTTAGGGAACTTCACGTTTACGGGCCACTTGTTCCCGTCGGGAAACACACCGCGGGTGCTTGGCAGCACAGAGGCTACGGCAAAGTGCTCCTAAGTGAAGCTGAGTGCATAGCAAGGGAGCAGTTTGGTTTGAAAAAGCTTTTAGTCATAAGTGCAATAGGAACAAGGAGATATTACATGCGTTTGGGTTACGAGCGCGATGGAGTTTACGTTTCAAAAAGGTTGAACCAAACATGA